In Candidatus Thiodictyon syntrophicum, a genomic segment contains:
- the mch gene encoding methenyltetrahydromethanopterin cyclohydrolase, with protein sequence MTEPTISLNALAAPLVDALVADAARLRLGLERLDNGCLVVDGGIDVPGGLEAGRRIAQICLGGLGRVSLRGGLAVGGPLGDWPLGVEVSTTDPVLACLGSQYAGWGLSHGEGKGAFQALGSGPARALTGKEPLFAELGYRDHCERAVLVLEVDRRPPAPLVEKIARDCGIAPDGLTLILTPTRSLAGTVQIVARVLEVALHKAHTLGFDLHAIRDGFGSAPLPPPAPDFVTAMGRTNDAILFAGQVQLFVTGSDAAAQDLAERLPSGASRDYGRPFAEVFKAYNYDFFQIDPLLFSPARIRVTALDSGRTFSAGRIDAALLAASFGCAA encoded by the coding sequence ATGACCGAACCAACGATAAGCCTGAACGCCCTGGCCGCCCCCCTGGTGGACGCCCTGGTAGCGGACGCGGCGCGGCTGCGCCTGGGGCTCGAGCGCCTGGACAACGGTTGCCTGGTGGTGGATGGGGGCATCGACGTACCCGGGGGCCTGGAGGCTGGCCGGCGTATCGCGCAGATCTGCCTGGGCGGGCTCGGGCGGGTCAGCCTGCGCGGCGGCCTCGCAGTGGGCGGCCCGCTCGGGGATTGGCCGCTCGGAGTGGAGGTCTCGACCACCGACCCGGTGCTCGCCTGCCTGGGGAGCCAGTATGCCGGCTGGGGCCTGAGCCACGGGGAGGGCAAGGGCGCCTTCCAGGCCCTGGGGTCGGGTCCCGCGCGCGCCCTGACCGGCAAGGAGCCCCTGTTCGCGGAACTGGGTTATCGGGACCACTGCGAGCGCGCCGTGCTGGTGCTGGAGGTCGACCGCCGCCCCCCCGCGCCCCTGGTCGAGAAGATCGCCCGCGACTGCGGCATCGCCCCGGACGGGCTCACCCTGATCCTGACCCCGACCCGCAGCCTCGCCGGCACCGTGCAGATCGTCGCCCGGGTCCTGGAAGTGGCCCTGCACAAGGCCCACACCCTGGGCTTCGATCTGCACGCCATCCGCGACGGCTTCGGCAGCGCCCCCCTGCCGCCCCCGGCACCGGACTTCGTGACCGCCATGGGCCGCACCAATGACGCCATCCTCTTCGCCGGCCAGGTCCAACTCTTCGTCACCGGTAGCGACGCGGCCGCGCAGGACCTGGCCGAACGGCTGCCGAGCGGCGCGTCGCGCGACTATGGGCGGCCCTTCGCGGAGGTCTTCAAGGCCTATAACTATGATTTCTTCCAGATCGACCCGCTGCTCTTCAGCCCGGCGCGCATCCGGGTGACGGCCCTGGACAGCGGCCGGACCTTCTCCGCCGGGCGGATCGATGCCGCGCTGCTGGCGGCCTCATTCGGGTGCGCCGCGTGA
- a CDS encoding ATP-grasp domain-containing protein, translating into MSSEPADLLLVAASARAIAESAVRGGFRVRVLDGFCDLDTQALGPCTRVPLVDLGAGWGLEPQRLGAALQEVAAAGADLGLVYGSGLESAPEVLTNLPAGLRLLGNDPAVLSLLRDPQRFCALLDGLTIAHPQTRLDPPPADDPGRWLVKACGGCGGLGVGPWRAGDPRPAAPHLFQRFQEGDLRSILFIADGRGLEVIGCNRLLVADADPQRPFLYGGAIGQAALGDPARATVTHWCQSLVGALGLRGLNNLDFILHQGQPYLLDINPRPSATMSLYEGQCEGGWIRRHARACLGDLSGEPPRRAAQVAGQRVVYATADLTILNDGRWPDWSRDRPPAGTRIARGAPLCTVLAQGPDSDRVESMLAARAEEVRAYLST; encoded by the coding sequence ATGTCGAGTGAGCCCGCCGACCTGCTCCTGGTGGCCGCCAGCGCGCGGGCCATCGCCGAGTCGGCGGTGCGCGGCGGCTTCCGGGTGCGGGTTCTGGACGGCTTCTGCGACCTGGACACCCAGGCGCTCGGACCCTGCACCCGGGTGCCGTTGGTGGACCTGGGGGCGGGCTGGGGGCTGGAGCCCCAACGCCTGGGCGCGGCGCTCCAGGAAGTCGCCGCCGCCGGAGCGGACCTGGGCCTGGTCTATGGGTCCGGATTGGAGTCCGCACCCGAGGTGCTGACCAACCTGCCCGCGGGGCTGCGCCTCCTGGGCAATGACCCCGCGGTCCTGAGCCTGCTCCGGGACCCGCAACGGTTCTGCGCGCTGTTGGACGGGCTCACGATCGCGCACCCGCAGACGCGTCTGGACCCGCCCCCGGCGGACGACCCAGGCCGCTGGCTGGTGAAGGCGTGCGGCGGGTGCGGTGGTCTCGGCGTCGGCCCCTGGCGGGCGGGCGATCCGCGCCCCGCGGCGCCCCACCTGTTCCAGCGTTTTCAGGAGGGCGACCTGAGGTCGATCCTGTTCATCGCCGATGGCCGGGGGCTCGAAGTCATCGGCTGCAACCGCCTGCTGGTGGCCGACGCCGACCCGCAACGCCCCTTTCTCTATGGTGGGGCGATCGGCCAGGCGGCCCTGGGCGACCCGGCGCGCGCCACGGTCACGCACTGGTGCCAATCCCTGGTCGGCGCGCTCGGGCTGCGCGGCCTCAACAACCTGGACTTTATCCTGCACCAGGGGCAGCCTTACCTGCTGGACATCAACCCCCGGCCGTCCGCGACCATGAGCCTCTACGAGGGCCAGTGCGAGGGCGGTTGGATTCGGCGCCACGCGCGCGCCTGCCTGGGGGACCTGTCCGGGGAGCCGCCGCGGCGCGCCGCCCAGGTCGCCGGCCAACGGGTCGTCTATGCGACTGCCGACCTGACCATCCTCAACGATGGCCGCTGGCCCGACTGGTCGCGGGACCGCCCGCCGGCCGGCACCCGAATTGCGCGCGGCGCGCCCCTGTGCACCGTGCTGGCCCAGGGTCCGGACTCGGACCGGGTGGAGTCGATGCTCGCGGCCCGCGCGGAGGAAGTACGTGCGTACCTTAGTACGTGA
- a CDS encoding HisA/HisF-related TIM barrel protein: MKLIPVIDLKGGLVVAARLGDRRRYAPITSPLCPTAAPAAVAAALLGLHPFAVLYLADLDAIGGAAGHLEVVERLHRQHPGVSLWVDRGLTDLARLAHVARPVIGSESIADLDQWADLKARLDDPVLSLDYRADQFLGPAGLDRRPELWPMDLILMTLARVGSGQGPDLDRLGALRQLAPGHRVYAAGGVRDGADLRRLRALGVAGALVSTALHQGGIPPGDLAELDDG, translated from the coding sequence ATGAAACTGATTCCTGTCATCGATCTGAAGGGCGGCCTGGTGGTCGCCGCACGGCTCGGGGACCGCCGCCGCTATGCGCCGATCACGAGCCCCCTGTGTCCCACGGCCGCGCCCGCGGCCGTCGCCGCGGCCCTGTTGGGGCTCCACCCCTTCGCGGTCCTTTATCTCGCCGACCTCGACGCCATCGGCGGCGCGGCCGGTCACCTGGAGGTCGTCGAGCGGCTGCACCGGCAACACCCAGGGGTCAGTCTGTGGGTCGACCGCGGCCTGACCGATCTGGCGCGGCTCGCCCACGTGGCCCGACCCGTGATCGGCAGCGAATCCATTGCCGATCTCGATCAGTGGGCGGACCTGAAGGCCCGCCTGGATGACCCGGTGCTGTCCCTGGACTACCGGGCCGACCAGTTCCTGGGGCCGGCGGGGCTCGACCGGCGGCCCGAGCTGTGGCCGATGGATCTCATCCTCATGACCCTGGCCCGGGTCGGCAGCGGCCAGGGGCCGGACCTGGACCGCCTGGGCGCCCTGCGCCAGTTGGCCCCCGGCCACCGGGTCTATGCGGCGGGCGGCGTGCGCGACGGGGCGGACCTGCGGCGACTGCGTGCGCTGGGGGTGGCCGGGGCGCTCGTCTCCACCGCGCTGCATCAGGGGGGCATCCCGCCGGGCGACCTGGCTGAACTGGACGACGGCTAG
- a CDS encoding YgiT-type zinc finger protein, whose protein sequence is MNETRCPVCGEPAEIRQIAKAFGRGNDLLVIEDIPMIVCRTGHEQYIAAER, encoded by the coding sequence ATGAATGAAACACGCTGCCCTGTCTGCGGTGAGCCCGCTGAAATAAGGCAGATCGCTAAAGCCTTCGGTCGCGGCAATGACCTTCTGGTTATTGAAGATATCCCTATGATCGTTTGTCGCACCGGCCACGAGCAATACATCGCCGCGGAACGTTAG
- a CDS encoding RtcB family protein, with amino-acid sequence MPIKQVITEGEKPVKVWTDELDAYARSQLVNLSKMPFIHRHVAAMPDVHGGIGATIGSVIATHKAIIPAAVGVDIGCGMAAVRTSLTAEQIDEHSLKKVFDQISRDVPVGRNQHKDDRALTESARPFDAALTAMTQKHPQLLKAFGRFSNWVNQMGTLGGGNHFIEVCLDESGQVWVMLHSGSRGIGNAIGHYFIELARRDMERWFIQLPDRDLAYFPEGSEHFDDYVAAVSWAQSYARENRDQMMTLVLAALARHLPAFQATQAVINCHHNYVEREHHFNENVWVTRKGAIRARADDLGIIPGSMGARSYIVRGKGNPDSFCSCAHGAGRRMSRTAAEHQFTVADLAAQTQGVICRKDKGVIDEIPGAYKDIDQVMANQADLVEVVHTLKQVVCVKG; translated from the coding sequence ATGCCCATCAAGCAAGTGATTACCGAGGGCGAGAAGCCCGTCAAGGTCTGGACCGACGAGCTGGACGCCTATGCGCGCTCGCAGTTGGTGAATCTCTCCAAGATGCCCTTCATCCACCGTCATGTTGCCGCCATGCCCGACGTGCACGGTGGTATCGGTGCCACCATCGGCTCGGTCATCGCCACCCACAAGGCGATCATCCCGGCCGCGGTGGGGGTGGATATCGGCTGCGGCATGGCGGCGGTGCGGACCTCGCTCACCGCTGAACAGATCGACGAGCACTCGCTGAAGAAGGTCTTCGACCAGATCAGCCGCGACGTGCCGGTCGGGCGCAACCAGCATAAGGATGACCGCGCCCTGACCGAGTCGGCCCGGCCCTTCGATGCCGCCCTGACCGCGATGACGCAGAAGCATCCGCAACTGCTCAAGGCCTTCGGGCGCTTCTCCAACTGGGTGAACCAGATGGGCACGCTCGGCGGGGGCAACCACTTCATCGAGGTCTGTCTGGATGAGTCGGGGCAGGTCTGGGTCATGCTGCACTCGGGCAGCCGCGGTATCGGCAACGCCATCGGTCATTACTTCATCGAATTGGCGCGGCGCGACATGGAGCGCTGGTTCATCCAATTGCCGGACCGCGATCTCGCCTATTTTCCGGAGGGCAGTGAGCACTTCGACGACTATGTGGCGGCGGTCTCGTGGGCCCAGTCCTATGCGCGGGAGAACCGCGACCAGATGATGACGCTGGTCCTCGCGGCACTCGCCCGGCACCTGCCGGCCTTCCAGGCGACCCAGGCGGTGATCAACTGTCACCACAACTATGTGGAGCGGGAGCACCACTTCAACGAGAACGTCTGGGTGACGCGCAAGGGGGCCATCCGGGCGCGGGCGGACGATCTGGGAATCATCCCCGGCAGCATGGGCGCGCGCAGCTATATCGTGCGCGGCAAAGGCAACCCCGACAGCTTCTGCTCCTGCGCCCACGGCGCGGGACGGCGCATGAGCCGCACCGCGGCCGAGCACCAGTTCACCGTTGCCGACCTGGCGGCCCAGACCCAGGGCGTCATCTGCCGCAAGGACAAGGGCGTGATCGACGAGATCCCAGGCGCCTACAAGGACATCGACCAGGTCATGGCGAACCAGGCGGACCTGGTCGAGGTGGTGCATACGCTCAAGCAGGTGGTGTGTGTGAAGGGGTGA
- a CDS encoding NAD(P)-dependent methylenetetrahydromethanopterin dehydrogenase codes for MEKPYLLHMITAAKNLSPFDVNMAYDAGWTACTAYSHVALEEVTGLVQDAIFSRGPRGVARTGVFLGGRDIHLAMDMLAAARAAMVPPFEVSVFADPSGAFTTAAAMVAGAEGWLRRGFQTGLAGLRVLVFGGTGPVGSAAAILSARVGAQTQIVSLLDLPRAQDAARHCNEHCGVEITAAYAGSDEEILTLMDTADLVFNAAAAGVQVLRAHQVGRSARLRVACDVNAVPPAGIEGIGVMDNGAPLPGAAGGALGLGALAVGNIKYRVQQGLLRQMHEADSPQYLGLDAAFAMARLHVE; via the coding sequence GTGGAAAAACCCTATCTCCTGCACATGATCACGGCCGCGAAGAACCTCAGCCCCTTCGACGTGAACATGGCCTATGACGCCGGCTGGACGGCCTGCACGGCCTACTCCCATGTGGCCCTGGAGGAGGTAACCGGACTGGTCCAGGACGCCATCTTCTCCCGCGGTCCCCGGGGTGTGGCACGCACCGGCGTCTTCCTGGGCGGGCGCGACATCCATCTGGCCATGGACATGTTGGCCGCGGCCCGCGCCGCCATGGTGCCCCCCTTTGAGGTCTCGGTCTTCGCCGACCCGAGCGGCGCCTTCACCACCGCCGCGGCCATGGTCGCCGGGGCCGAGGGCTGGCTGCGGCGCGGCTTCCAGACCGGGCTCGCGGGACTGCGGGTGCTCGTCTTCGGCGGCACCGGACCGGTGGGTTCGGCCGCCGCCATCCTGAGCGCCCGCGTCGGGGCGCAGACGCAGATCGTGAGCCTCCTGGACCTGCCGCGCGCGCAGGACGCGGCGCGGCATTGCAACGAGCACTGCGGGGTCGAGATCACTGCGGCCTATGCCGGCAGCGACGAGGAAATCCTGACCCTGATGGACACGGCGGACCTGGTCTTCAACGCCGCGGCGGCCGGCGTGCAGGTGTTGCGTGCCCACCAGGTCGGCCGGTCTGCACGGCTGAGGGTCGCCTGCGACGTCAACGCCGTCCCGCCGGCGGGCATCGAGGGGATTGGGGTGATGGACAACGGCGCCCCGCTCCCCGGCGCCGCGGGCGGCGCCCTGGGCCTGGGGGCGCTGGCCGTCGGCAACATCAAGTACCGGGTCCAGCAGGGTCTCCTGCGGCAGATGCACGAGGCGGACTCACCCCAATACCTGGGGCTCGACGCGGCCTTCGCGATGGCTCGCCTGCATGTCGAGTGA
- a CDS encoding beta-ribofuranosylaminobenzene 5'-phosphate synthase family protein, translating to MSSRPDPSIRVEAPARLHLGFLDLNGGLGRRFGSLGLTIDAFATRLRAEPAEEFSAEGPGAERALAYARAYASARGLRGGVRIRLTETIPDHAGLGSGTQMALAVGTALEHLCVADTAGVAADCRGIAATLGRGQRSGIGIGAFEEGGFICDCGRGDRTAVPPVVMRLPFPADWRVLLLLDQRGQGLHGEREAHAFAQLPQFPAATAGHLCRLLLMQLVPGLLEERFQDVAGAIGEIQRAVGAHFAPAQGGCFASPAVAAALDWATAQGFVGNGQSSWGPTGFILAADLEQARALEVGLKERFGDGSPLGYRIAAGRNRGARVDCEPDQIKTTVQSVTR from the coding sequence ATGAGCAGCCGCCCCGACCCCTCGATCCGCGTAGAGGCCCCGGCCCGGCTGCATCTGGGATTTCTGGACCTGAACGGCGGCCTGGGTCGGCGTTTCGGCAGCCTGGGTCTGACGATCGACGCCTTTGCGACCCGGTTGCGGGCCGAGCCGGCCGAGGAATTCAGCGCCGAGGGACCTGGGGCCGAGCGCGCCCTGGCCTATGCGCGGGCCTATGCGAGCGCCCGCGGCCTGCGCGGCGGGGTGCGTATCCGCTTGACCGAGACCATCCCCGACCACGCGGGCCTGGGTTCCGGGACCCAGATGGCACTGGCGGTCGGCACCGCCCTGGAGCACCTGTGCGTAGCGGACACCGCGGGCGTGGCGGCGGACTGCCGCGGCATCGCCGCGACCCTGGGGCGCGGGCAGCGCTCGGGCATCGGGATCGGCGCCTTCGAGGAGGGCGGCTTCATCTGCGATTGCGGCCGCGGCGACCGGACGGCGGTGCCGCCGGTGGTCATGCGCCTGCCCTTCCCGGCGGACTGGCGGGTCCTGTTGCTGCTGGATCAGCGGGGGCAGGGTCTTCACGGCGAACGGGAGGCGCACGCCTTCGCGCAACTGCCGCAGTTCCCCGCGGCCACGGCCGGGCACCTGTGTCGGCTACTCCTGATGCAGTTGGTGCCGGGACTGCTGGAGGAACGCTTCCAAGACGTGGCGGGGGCGATCGGGGAGATCCAGCGCGCGGTCGGCGCCCACTTCGCCCCCGCCCAAGGCGGCTGTTTCGCCTCTCCGGCGGTGGCCGCTGCCCTCGATTGGGCGACGGCGCAGGGGTTCGTCGGCAACGGCCAATCGTCCTGGGGGCCGACCGGCTTTATCCTGGCGGCGGACCTGGAGCAGGCGCGGGCGCTGGAGGTGGGGCTCAAGGAACGCTTCGGTGACGGCTCGCCCCTGGGTTACCGCATCGCCGCGGGGCGCAATCGGGGTGCCCGCGTGGACTGCGAACCGGATCAGATAAAGACGACCGTGCAGTCCGTCACCCGCTGA
- a CDS encoding GlsB/YeaQ/YmgE family stress response membrane protein — translation MDIISLVIFLAIGAVAGWLAGILLKGGGFGLLGNIVVGILGAVVGGFVFGLLGLSAYGLIGAIVTATVGAIVLLLIVGVLKKAA, via the coding sequence ATGGACATTATCAGCCTCGTGATCTTCCTCGCCATCGGCGCCGTCGCCGGCTGGCTGGCCGGCATCCTGCTAAAGGGCGGCGGCTTCGGCCTGCTCGGCAACATCGTCGTCGGCATCTTAGGCGCCGTCGTTGGCGGATTCGTCTTCGGTCTGCTCGGCCTGTCGGCCTACGGGCTGATCGGTGCCATCGTGACCGCCACCGTCGGCGCGATCGTGCTGCTCCTCATCGTCGGCGTCCTGAAAAAGGCAGCCTGA
- a CDS encoding ATP-grasp domain-containing protein, with amino-acid sequence MTARPHPARTRAAPVVAIFSDDPGWHGARLCAALAERGWVGRYVSLQTCHFDLSAGGPGLHLPGFDALPDAAFVRGVPGGTLEEVVYYLDVLHALRRLGVLVYNDGGAIERSVDKGMTSFLLHTAGVPTPPAWVVRDPDEAGRVLARELAAGHELVLKPLFGSQGEGLTRLNGKDHATLPRPVGSGIHYLQRFIPGDTAQAQDFRVFVIGARAVAAMRRSAPTGWITNVAQGASCHPADLTPDLRDLAEAAARTLEMAYAGVDILRDTAGRAWVIEVNGVPAWKGLQQVCGFDLAAALVADLLRLQRGAPRMEAVG; translated from the coding sequence GTGACGGCGCGGCCCCACCCCGCGCGGACGCGGGCCGCGCCCGTCGTCGCCATCTTCTCCGACGACCCCGGCTGGCACGGTGCGCGCCTGTGCGCGGCCCTGGCCGAACGCGGCTGGGTGGGACGCTATGTGTCGCTTCAGACCTGTCATTTCGACCTCTCGGCCGGGGGGCCGGGCCTGCATCTGCCTGGTTTCGACGCCCTGCCGGACGCCGCCTTTGTGCGCGGCGTCCCCGGCGGCACCCTGGAGGAGGTCGTCTATTATCTCGACGTACTCCATGCCCTGCGCCGCCTGGGGGTCCTGGTCTACAACGACGGCGGCGCGATCGAGCGCAGCGTCGACAAGGGCATGACGAGCTTCCTGCTCCATACCGCGGGGGTCCCGACCCCGCCGGCTTGGGTCGTGCGCGACCCGGACGAGGCCGGCCGGGTGCTGGCACGGGAACTGGCCGCCGGCCATGAGCTGGTCCTGAAACCGTTGTTCGGCTCCCAGGGGGAGGGCCTGACCCGCTTGAACGGCAAGGACCACGCCACCCTGCCGCGCCCGGTCGGCAGCGGCATCCATTATCTCCAGCGCTTCATCCCCGGGGATACGGCGCAGGCGCAGGACTTCCGGGTCTTCGTCATCGGCGCCCGGGCGGTGGCGGCCATGCGCCGCAGCGCGCCCACGGGTTGGATCACCAATGTCGCCCAGGGCGCCTCCTGCCACCCGGCGGACCTGACCCCGGATCTGCGGGACCTGGCAGAGGCGGCCGCCCGGACCCTGGAGATGGCCTACGCGGGGGTCGATATCTTGCGCGACACCGCCGGGCGCGCCTGGGTCATCGAGGTCAATGGGGTCCCGGCCTGGAAGGGGCTGCAACAGGTGTGCGGGTTCGACCTCGCCGCCGCCCTGGTCGCCGACCTGTTGCGCCTTCAGCGGGGCGCCCCGCGCATGGAGGCGGTGGGATGA
- a CDS encoding type II toxin-antitoxin system VapC family toxin yields the protein MKRKVYLETSVVSYLTARPSKNVIEAGHQQSTYQFWNRRDDFDFYVSELVLTECAAGDPDAASKRLEALRGIKLFDITPYCIQLAKDLVTAGIVPAKASEDALHIAIATVHFSDYLLTWNCHHIANPEIQAQIASNFKAKGLFLPFICTPEELIGGEDE from the coding sequence ATGAAACGGAAAGTATATCTTGAGACTTCGGTCGTCAGCTACCTAACGGCCCGCCCGAGCAAGAATGTAATTGAGGCCGGTCATCAGCAAAGCACTTACCAATTCTGGAACAGAAGGGATGACTTTGATTTTTACGTTTCAGAACTTGTCCTTACAGAATGTGCCGCTGGCGATCCTGATGCTGCGAGCAAACGTCTTGAGGCTTTGCGCGGAATCAAGCTGTTTGACATCACACCGTACTGTATTCAGCTTGCCAAGGACTTGGTGACTGCCGGTATCGTTCCCGCAAAGGCGAGTGAAGACGCATTGCATATCGCGATAGCCACAGTTCATTTCTCTGATTATTTGTTGACGTGGAATTGTCACCATATCGCCAACCCGGAAATCCAAGCGCAGATCGCCAGCAATTTCAAGGCCAAAGGCCTGTTTCTACCCTTTATTTGTACACCCGAAGAACTTATAGGAGGCGAAGATGAATGA
- a CDS encoding triphosphoribosyl-dephospho-CoA synthase, which produces MTAQSRGERGDAARRRIGDAYRAACALELDALKPGNVHRASAGHGMTVADFLTSAAVSADPLTEPGLGLGERVYRAVAATRAAVGCNTNLGIILLCAPLIQAALDPAAPATLRARLLTVLCAADRRDMDGLNRAIRLAAPGGLGESAQHDVAAPATATPLAVMALAADRDLIAAQYAAGFQDLFERAVPLFRQLQARWQDPAWAAAGLYLDFLGRFPDTHIARKLGPARARAVTWRAAPIAADLVRAARPEPFREALLRLDRELKETGLNPGSCADLTVACLLIARLAPADLYSSAAADTRRIPRTGPDTPDPMPAI; this is translated from the coding sequence ATGACCGCTCAGTCCCGGGGCGAGCGCGGGGACGCGGCGCGGCGGCGGATCGGTGACGCCTACCGGGCGGCCTGCGCCCTGGAACTGGACGCGCTCAAACCCGGCAACGTCCACCGCGCGTCCGCCGGGCACGGGATGACCGTCGCGGACTTTCTGACCAGCGCCGCGGTCAGCGCCGACCCCCTGACCGAGCCCGGCCTGGGACTCGGAGAGCGGGTCTACCGGGCGGTGGCCGCGACCCGTGCGGCCGTCGGCTGCAATACGAATCTGGGGATCATCCTGCTCTGCGCCCCTTTGATCCAGGCGGCGCTGGACCCGGCCGCCCCGGCGACGCTGCGCGCGCGGCTCCTAACCGTACTGTGCGCTGCCGATCGTCGCGACATGGACGGCCTCAACCGGGCGATCCGGCTCGCCGCCCCCGGCGGCCTGGGTGAGTCGGCGCAGCACGACGTGGCCGCGCCGGCCACCGCCACGCCGCTCGCGGTCATGGCGCTGGCGGCCGACCGGGACCTGATCGCGGCCCAATATGCGGCGGGCTTCCAGGACCTGTTCGAGCGCGCGGTCCCGCTGTTCAGACAGTTGCAGGCACGCTGGCAGGATCCCGCCTGGGCCGCCGCCGGGCTCTACCTGGATTTTCTCGGGCGGTTTCCCGACACGCACATCGCCCGTAAACTGGGGCCCGCGCGGGCGCGGGCGGTGACCTGGCGCGCCGCGCCTATCGCCGCCGACCTGGTCCGGGCGGCGCGCCCGGAGCCCTTTCGGGAGGCCCTGCTGCGACTCGATCGCGAATTGAAGGAGACCGGGCTCAACCCCGGCAGCTGCGCGGACCTGACGGTCGCCTGTCTGCTGATCGCGCGGCTCGCCCCCGCGGACCTTTATTCATCAGCCGCGGCGGATACCCGCCGCATCCCCCGCACCGGACCGGACACCCCGGACCCGATGCCAGCCATCTGA
- the fae gene encoding formaldehyde-activating enzyme — MPVINKTLVGESAVGDHHEVAHIDLIMGPRGSAAETAFCNGLVNNKEGFTSLLAVIAPNLPCRPNTLMFNKVTIKGANQVKKMFGAAQRGVAMAVADCVEDGTIPAAEVEDIFICVGVFIHWQAEDDIKIQEYNYEATKQAIKRAITGEPKAAEVQQLKAAAFHPFAAHN; from the coding sequence ATGCCAGTCATCAACAAGACCCTGGTCGGAGAGTCCGCGGTCGGCGACCACCACGAGGTCGCCCATATCGACCTGATCATGGGCCCGCGCGGCTCCGCCGCCGAAACCGCCTTTTGCAACGGCCTGGTCAACAACAAGGAGGGCTTCACCAGCCTGCTCGCGGTGATCGCGCCCAACCTGCCGTGCAGACCCAATACCCTGATGTTCAACAAGGTCACCATCAAGGGCGCGAACCAGGTCAAGAAGATGTTCGGTGCCGCCCAGCGCGGTGTCGCCATGGCGGTGGCCGACTGCGTGGAGGACGGCACCATCCCGGCGGCCGAGGTGGAGGACATCTTCATCTGTGTCGGCGTCTTCATCCATTGGCAGGCCGAGGACGACATCAAGATCCAGGAATACAACTACGAGGCGACCAAGCAGGCCATCAAGCGCGCTATCACCGGTGAGCCCAAGGCCGCCGAGGTGCAGCAGCTGAAGGCCGCCGCCTTCCACCCCTTCGCCGCCCACAACTGA
- a CDS encoding DUF2092 domain-containing protein: MRLKSNTRAALGCLVLLSGPMLAAAAPEKGTPPDPDKIVAGMCAYLTSLDRFSFRAEVTDDEVYIGGKKLQFGFTTETFVERPDKLRVDAAGDLFDKQFLFDGKTLTLVDVGEKVYASVPAPGDIEGALAKADGELRFRVPLGDLASARLCEHLAKGQGHALFVGPSKVGGVATEHLAFDRADIQFQLWVATGDRPLPMKILINQKNLPAAPQWTAVLSDWKTAAKLKPDTFSYKPGPGVKQIKFAPPPPPAAAKAPDSGPAMTPAPTGEKP, translated from the coding sequence ATGCGACTTAAGTCTAACACCCGGGCGGCCCTGGGGTGCCTGGTGCTCTTGAGTGGTCCGATGCTGGCCGCCGCGGCCCCCGAGAAGGGCACGCCGCCGGACCCGGACAAGATCGTGGCGGGCATGTGTGCCTACCTGACATCGCTCGACCGGTTCTCCTTCCGGGCGGAGGTGACGGACGACGAGGTCTACATCGGCGGCAAGAAGCTGCAATTCGGCTTCACCACCGAGACCTTCGTCGAGCGGCCGGACAAGCTCCGCGTGGATGCCGCCGGCGATCTGTTCGACAAGCAGTTCCTGTTCGACGGCAAGACCCTGACCCTGGTCGACGTGGGTGAGAAGGTCTACGCCAGCGTGCCCGCGCCCGGCGATATCGAAGGCGCCCTGGCCAAGGCCGACGGCGAACTGCGCTTCCGGGTGCCGCTCGGTGACCTCGCCAGCGCGCGGCTATGCGAGCACCTGGCGAAGGGCCAGGGGCACGCGCTCTTTGTCGGGCCGAGCAAGGTGGGCGGGGTGGCCACCGAGCACCTGGCGTTCGACCGTGCGGACATCCAGTTCCAACTCTGGGTCGCGACCGGCGACCGGCCGCTACCGATGAAAATCCTGATCAACCAGAAAAACCTGCCGGCCGCGCCGCAGTGGACCGCGGTCCTGAGCGACTGGAAGACCGCCGCCAAACTGAAGCCGGACACCTTTAGCTATAAGCCTGGGCCCGGTGTAAAGCAGATCAAGTTCGCCCCCCCGCCGCCGCCCGCGGCGGCCAAGGCCCCGGACAGCGGCCCCGCCATGACCCCGGCCCCGACAGGAGAAAAGCCATGA